The following are encoded in a window of Danio aesculapii chromosome 12, fDanAes4.1, whole genome shotgun sequence genomic DNA:
- the arsg gene encoding arylsulfatase G: MAQLGLCTLLLFSGLLHHIKSHIKKEDKPRGKERPNFIIILADDIGWGDLWLNRPDNSTPTPWLDSLMLKGKRFTDFHSPASTCSPSRASILTGRHGLRNGVTHNFAVGSVGGLPLNETTFAQLLHDEGYYTAMIGKWHLGHNGSYSPVHRGFDYYLGIPYSNDMGCTDKPGLDLPSCPPCVHRQYSINKKHEGCYTKVALPLFENEKIIEQPLDTWSLKDRYATAAVQQIFTASVTKKQPFLLYVALAHMHVPLFHNTFLNVTTEDPYTASLSDMDSLVGSIMQALSTEQLENTLIWFTGDNGPWEQKCQFAGHVGPFVGRWQTNAGGGSAKRTTWEGGHRVPTVISWPKKIKPNSSSDALLSGLDIFPTVLSLAGVKPPSDRRYDGIDITDVLLNDSESGHKSLMHPNSGAAGQYGDLQTVRLKHHKAFYITGGSVACGGQSGPQQHHDPPLIFDLSQDEAEAMPLDPKSEEYRSVLKQVEREREALLWDIATDRLSAADYTVIPSAEPCCAPQNPVCRCHRLK; encoded by the exons ATGGCACAGTTGGGTTTATGTACACTGCTTCTATTTTCCGGCCTGCTCCATCACATCAAAAGCCATATTAAAAAAGAAGACAAACCTAGAGGGAAGGAACGACCCAATTTCATCATTATCTTAGCTGATGATATTGGATGGGGAGACCTCTGGTTGAACAGGCCTGACAACTCCACACCAACACCCTGGCTGGACTCATTAATGCTGAAGGGCAAACG ATTCACAGACTTCCACTCTCCTGCCTCCACATGTTCTCCATCTCGCGCCTCTATCCTGACTGGCAGACACGGCCTACGCAATGGGGTCACACATAATTTTGCAGTAGGGTCAGTAGGAGGATTACCTCTCAATGAGACCACGTTTGCTCAGCTCCTGCATGATGAAGGTTATTACACAGCCATGATCG GAAAATGGCATCTTGGACACAATGGCTCTTACAGTCCTGTTCACAGAG GTTTTGACTATTACCTGGGTATTCCCTACAGTAATGACATGGGCTGCACTGACAAACCAGGCCTTGACCTTCCCAGCTGTCCACCCTGTGTACATAGACAGTACAGTATTAATAA GAAGCATGAGGGATGCTACACCAAAGTGGCATTACCTCTGTTTGAAAATGAGAAGATTATTGAGCAACCCTTGGACACATGGAGCCTTAAAGACAGATATGCAACAGCGGCAGTCCAGCAGATTTTCACAGCCAG TGTTACAAAGAAGCAGCCGTTCCTCCTGTATGTGGCTCTCGCTCACATGCATGTGCCGTTGTTCCATAACACTTTCCTAAACGTCACGACTGAAGACCCCTACACAGCCAGTCTCAGTGACATGGACTCACTTGTGGGCAGCATCATGCAGGCGCTCAGCACTGAACAGTTGGAAAACACACTCATATGGTTCACTG GTGACAATGGCCCTTGGGAGCAGAAATGCCAGTTTGCTGGACATGTTGGGCCTTTTGTTGGAAGATGGCAGACAAATGCAG GTGGCGGATCAGCAAAGAGAACCACATGGGAAGGAGGTCATCGTGTTCCCACAGTCATCTCATGGCCTAAGAAGATCAAACCTAACAGCTCCAGCGATGCCCTGCTGAG TGGTCTGGATATCTTTCCAACTGTCCTCTCTCTGGCTGGGGTCAAACCTCCATCAGATCGACGCTATGATGGCATCGATATTACTGACGTTTTGCTTAATGACTCTGAATCAGGGCATAAG AGTCTCATGCATCCAAACAGCGGCGCTGCAGGACAATATGGTGACCTTCAGACTGTCAGGCTCAAACATCACAAGGCATTTTACATCACAG GCGGATCAGTGGCGTGTGGTGGACAAAGTGGACCTCAGCAGCATCACGACCCTCCTCTGATATTTGACCTCTCTCAGGACGAGGCAGAGGCGATGCCTCTAGACCCCAAGAGCGAGGAGTACAGATCTGTCCTGAAGCAggtggagagggagagagaggctCTGCTCTGGGACATCGCCACAGATCGACTCTCAGCAGCCGATTACACTGTCATTCCCTCTGCTGAGCCCTGCTGTGCGCCACAAAACCCTGTCTGCCGCTGTCACCGCCTGAAATGA